In Vespula vulgaris chromosome 10, iyVesVulg1.1, whole genome shotgun sequence, the following are encoded in one genomic region:
- the LOC127066816 gene encoding SOSS complex subunit C, translating into MAFSQPNSRELQNRKILEELQLKKQMLLKQGVAPTLNTSLAVTSTGSASTVPTTQSTDGVAMSASQRAALHNAHAASTGYFVTQDSSFGNLILPVLPRFDTK; encoded by the exons ATGGCTTTTTCACAACCAAATTCAAGAG AATTGCAAAATCGAAAAATCTTAGAAGAGTTACAGTTAAAGAAACAAATGCTATTGAAACAAGGTGTTGCGCCGACTTTAAATACATCATTAGCTGTCACTTCTACTGGCTCCGCATCTACTGTG CCTACTACACAATCTACTGATGGAGTAGCAATGAGTGCATCGCAAAGAGCTGCTCTACATAATGCACATGCAGCATCTACAGGTTACTTTGTTACACAAGACTCCTCATTTGgcaatttaattttacctGTTCTTCCAAGATTTGACACTAAATGA
- the LOC127066812 gene encoding rRNA N6-adenosine-methyltransferase Mettl5, with amino-acid sequence MTSLQLRKLEEYLQQIDGFDKPKIKLEQYTTSAHIASRMLYTAQSQFDDIEGCAVADFGCGCGVLSLGSQMLGASHVVGFDIDSDALNILYRNCTDLDLFIESIQCDIFQYLPGKFEKYFDTVIMNPPFGTKKNAGTDIKFLEIAIKTASSAVYSLHKTSTRNYVLSKATQLGAKGTVIAELRYDLPRIYKFHKKDSVDIQVDFIRFELNS; translated from the exons ATGACTAGTCTACAACTTCGAAAGCTTGAGGAATATCTACAGCAGATTGATGGATTTGACAAACCAAAGATAAAACTTGAACAATATACTACCAGTGCACATATTGCTTCACGCATGTTATATACTGCCCAATCCCAATTTGATGATATAGAAGGATGTGCTGTAGCTGATTTTGGATGTGGTTGTGGTGTTTTGTCATTAGGTTCTCAAATGCTTGGTGCAAGTCACGTAGTAGGGTTCGATATAGATTCTGATGCACTTAATATCTTGTATAGAAATTGTACTGATTTGGACTTATTTATTGAATCAATACAATgtgatatatttcaatatttaccaG ggaaatttgaaaaatacttTGATACAGTGATTATGAATCCACCATTTGGAACCAAAAAAAATGCAGGaactgatataaaatttttagaaattgcTATTAAAACAGCTTCCAGTGCTGTGTATTCCTTACATAAAACCAGTACACGAAATTATGTTCTTTCCAAAGCCACACAACTTGGTGCAAAAGGAACAGTAATTGCTGAATTAAGATATGATTTAcctcgtatatataaatttcataaaaaagattcTGTTGATATTCAAGTAGATTTTATACGATTTGAATTAAATTCTTga
- the LOC127066799 gene encoding alpha-aminoadipic semialdehyde dehydrogenase, producing the protein MLHLLSKNVYILRRTMTRYLVTDPKYGFLKELGLISENPGLFDGRWGGSGKIIESISPANGKVIAKIREATPQEASNTVTEARKAWPQWVSLPAPTRGEIVRQIGVELRKNLKPLGRLVSLEMGKILPEGIGEVQEFIDICDYAVGLSRMLPGNIFPSERKNHALLEKWNPLGVIGVISAFNFPIAVYGWNAAIAMVCGNTIVWKGAPSTPLVSIATTKIIASVLERNGIPGSVASMITGGSEIGQILVNDQRIPLLSFTGSTAIGKQIALKVQERFGRSLLELGGNNALIIAQDADLEMAIRAAVFSCVGTAGQRCTTTRRLIIHNKIQKEFTERLITAYKSILERIGDPLDDGTLYGPLHSEQAVNEYMIAIQEAKDSGGTIEFGGKRVDRPGFYVEPTIISGLSPKTKIIQKETFAPIVYILEANSLEEAIAINNGVEQGLSSSLFTKNIGNVFQWIGPHGSDCGIVNVNIGTSGAEIGGAFGGEKATGGGRESGSDAWKHYMRRATVTINYGNELPLAQGIKFE; encoded by the exons ATGTTACACCTACTgtcaaaaaatgtatatattcttaGAAGAACAATGACAAGATATTTGGTAACTGATCCTAAGTATGGATTTTTAAAGGAATTGGGCCTTATCTCTGAAAATCCAGGCTTATTTGATGGACGATGGGGAGGTTCTGGTAaa ATAATTGAATCCATTTCACCAGCTAATGGAAAAGTTATAGCAAAGATTCGAGAAGCTACACCTCAGGAAGCCAGCAACACTGTTACAGAAGCACGAAAAGCGTGGCCTCAATGGGTATCTTTGCCAGCACCTACAAGAGGAGAAATAGTGCGACAAATTGGTGttgaattaagaaaaaatttgaaacCTTTAGGACGATTGGTATCTTTAGAAATGg GTAAAATACTACCAGAAGGTATTGGAGAAGTACAagaatttatagatatatgtgaTTATGCAGTTGGATTATCTAGAATGTTGCCCGGTAATATTTTTCCATCTGAGAGAAAAAATCATGCATTATTAGAAAAGTGGAATCCATTAGGTGTTATTGGTGTTATATCTGCATTCAATTTTCCAATTGCA gtATATGGTTGGAATGCTGCGATAGCAATGGTGTGTGGAAATACAATTGTTTGGAAAGGGGCACCCAGCACTCCTCTTGTCTCTATTGCAACTACTAAGATCATTGCTAGTgtattagaaagaaatggcATTCCAGGTTCTGTTGCATCCATGATAACAGGTGGATCAGAAATTGGGCAGATTTTAGTGAATGATCAGCG tattccacttctctcttttacggGAAGTACAGCTATTGGAAAGCAAATAGCACTTAAAGTGCAAGAAAGATTTGGAAGATCTTTATTGGAACTTGGCGGTAATAATGCCTTAATAATTGCACAAGATGCTGATCTAGAAATGGCAATCAGAGCTGCAGTTTTTTCATGTGTGGGAACAGCTGGGCAAAGATGTACTACAACAAGAAGATTAAtcattcataataaaatacaaaaggaaTTTACAG AAAGACTCATAACAGCGTATAAGAGTATATTGGAACGTATTGGTGATCCTTTGGATGATGGTACATTATACGGACCACTGCACAGTGAACAAGCTGTTAATGAATATATG ATAGCAATACAAGAAGCAAAAGATAGTGGTGGTACAATAGAATTTGGTGGCAAAAGAGTGGATCGACCTGGCTTTTATGTTGAACCAACAATAATTTCTGGTCTGTCACCTAAAACAAAGATTATACAGAAAGAAACGTTTGCAccaattgtatatattttggaAGCAAACTCATTAGAAGAAGCAATAGCAATTAATAATGGTGTAGAACAAGGTTTAAGTAGTTCTCTCTTTACTAAAAATATAGGAAACGTATTTCAG tGGATTGGACCACATGGTTCAGATTGTGGAATAGTGAATGTCAATATCGGTACCAGTGGTGCTGAAATAGGTGGGGCATTTGGTGGAGAAAAAGCAACAGGAGGAGGCAGGGAAAGTGGAAGTGATGCTTGGAAACATTATATGAGACGTGCAACTGTTACTATCAATTATGGAAATGAACTTCCTCTTGCTCAGGGTATAAAGTTTGAATag
- the LOC127066787 gene encoding exportin-6 isoform X1 produces MDDDAAALQSLEHLMTEFFSSETTNERKRTIERSFQEFAARIDSWRPCLHFLSSTSNHYVSMFALSTLETTIGRRWPILPWEDRALTRSTLYTLSLEKTVVPFVRNKVVKLVVDIARHDWPHFYPDFYSNILQLLGHKHTRLLGLVYLRTASEELATPREDLPVQRKNELLRLLSAQVPLTLDTLTVLLQETTKLRNRSGTATPPPSPTSGQTIPPTRAVLDVEGLATGTSEVCIATLQVLAHLFSWIALTDHITTNLLDAVFSCARYHDTMNGKQVEMVVQAVTTINELLYRPLCSPNVTERLLLEIFQNGVNLFQLMERLDSIDESYMGKMTEFLQLFVTNHLKRVESCPKFPVNTLLEVLCHHTFQQCSTVNGYLRCLDIWTVLLESTQSQYSAVALALAERVLQKMSFKFNARALRELDTENLDENEETEWQHFLRCNIECLAKVADVSPIPVFTLLYHSWKEGLIVFGELGTAISNNQIILLNDTEASNVHAHLRDLASTTQTLARLYSVFIGDQSAIDQSLAEEVVSQTLDACIFARDNQLYKAALQPATIVLDLIEVHSQLLASLQAWCHWIAKRPEKTKETLCQRCVNSCIWPLTYTTTSCDLPPPFNLVHSATHLFQSITAILRPILWDHTTFRNLISMRTYPSLKPDTIKVLRRALINGIILPTGDGAIRERLIGTMIGSLSEPLGAQGQPVPSDSTILMTIPSLTQLLEDCSSSSTTIKKMLHSNLKPSIDRSLELLPYLIRYHNICEVVLNFLHSVFLVLQQQLGPEFTQTAVQGMLQIYTRENISAGPALDQLLEILILVISAPTSAFKAFIPSVTNLCLGHVWPAVGNDLSAFPDTTIVLLKLFYSILTHQWQYFYNTSVLRTLGHPDEDEPVEHKEELVAILEAFGQALLQPDVNIFRQSLQSLEQLNVRWRLYQRSIFKVHLLERFLMALFTVLFQQSHNLLADEIAAAVHSLASVNIGWFFQHFLPTFLSSCEGVDDMQRATLLDNFDKSTDQPTLTRSVLQLISDLRCYQLCRPG; encoded by the exons atg GATGATGATGCAGCTGCTCTTCAGAGTTTAGAGCATCTTATGACAGAATTTTTTTCGTCAGAAACAACTAATGAACGTAAACGAACAATTGAACGAAGTTTCCAAGAATTTGCAGCACGAATTGACTCTTGGAGACCATGtctacattttttatcatctaCAAGTAATCATTATGTTAGCATGTTCGCTTTATCAACACTGGag acAACTATTGGTAGAAGATGGCCAATTCTTCCTTGGGAGGATAGAGCACTTACACGATCAACTTTATACACCTTGTCATTAGAAAAAACTGTAGTACCATTTGTTAGAAACAAAGTAGTCAAGTTAGTAGTGGATATTGCAAGACATGATTGGCCACATTTTTATCCAGATTTTTACTCCAATATTTTACAG TTGCTAGGTCATAAGCATACAAGATTGTTAGGTTTGGTCTATTTAAGAACTGCTTCTGAAGAATTAGCTACTCCACGAGAAGATTTGCCagtacaaaggaaaaatgaacTATTAAGATTACTTAGTGCTCAAGTGCCTTTGACACTGGATACACTAACTG TACTTTTAcaagaaacaacaaaattaagaaatagaTCAGGAACTGCAACACCACCACCTTCTCCTACCAGTGGCCAAACAATACCACCTACACGTGCAGTATTGGATGTAGAGGGCTTAGCAACAGGCACTAGCGAAGTTTGCATTGCTACACTTCAAGTTCTAGCGCATTTGTTTAGCTGGATTGCTTTGACGGATCATATTACTACTAATTTATTAGATGCTGTATTTTCCTGTGCTAGATACCATGATACTATG AATGGCAAACAAGTAGAAATGGTTGTACAAGCTGTAACTACTATAAATGAACTTCTGTACAGACCATTGTGTTCTCCAAATGTGAcagaaagattattattagaaatatttcaaaatggagtaaatttatttcaacttATGGAACGTTTAGATTCCATAGATGAaag tTATATGGGAAAAATGACAGagtttttacaattatttgtaACAAATCATCTAAAACGAGTTGAGTCATGTCCAAAATTTCCTGTGAATACATTATTAGAAGTTCTTTGTCATCATACGTTTCAACAATGTTCTACTGTAAATGGATATCTACGATGTTTAGATATTTGGACTGTTCTTTTGGAAAGTACACAGTCACAATATTCAGCAGTAGCATTAGCTTTAGCAGAAAGAGTACTTCAAAAAATGAGTTTTAAATTTAATGCACGAGCGTTAAGAGAACTTGACACAGAAAATTTAGATGAAAAT GAAGAAACAGAATGGCAACATTTTTTAAGGTGCAATATAGAATGCTTAGCAAAAGTGGCAGATGTATCACCTATTCCAGTGTTTACATTATTG TATCATTCTTGGAAAGAAGGCTTAATAGTATTCGGAGAATTGGGTACAGCAATAAGTAacaatcaaattattttactaaATGACACAGAAGCTTCCAATGTTCATGCTCATTTACGTGATTTGGCTTCTACAACTCAAACTTTAGCCAGATTATATTCTGTTTTTATCG GAGATCAATCAGCTATAGATCAATCTTTGGCAGAAGAAGTTGTTTCGCAAACATTAGATGCATGTATTTTTGCAAGAGATAATCAACTTTATAAAGCAGCATTACAACCAGCAACTATAGTACTAGATCTAATTGAGGT ACATTCACAACTCTTAGCTTCGCTTCAGGCATGGTGTCACTGGATAGCAAAAAGACCagaaaaaactaaagaaaCGTTATGCCAACGTTGTGTTAATTCATGTATTTGGCCATTAACATATACCACTACATCTTGTGATTTACCACCACCTTTTAATCTAGTTCATTCTGCAACCCATCTCTTTCAAAGTATTACTGCCATTCTGAGACCCATATTGTGGGATCATACTACttttagaaatttaatttctatgaGAACATATCCATCTTTAAAACCTGACACCATAAAAGTATTGCGACGAGCATTAATTAATGGTATTATTTTACCAACTGGAGATGGAGCTATAAGAGAAAGGCTAATTG GTACAATGATAGGATCTTTGTCAGAGCCTCTAGGTGCACAAGGCCAACCTGTACCTTCTGATTCAACAATATTAATGACTATACCATCATTAACTCAATTATTAGAAGATTGTTCTTCTTCATCAACTACTATCAAAAAGATGTTGCATTCTAACTTAAAACCTAGTATCGACCGATCATTAGAACTTTTACCATATTTGATAAGATATCATAATATATGCGAAGTGGTACTTAATTTTCTACATTCAGTATTTTTAGTATTGCAACAACAACTAGGTCCTGAATTTACACAAACTGCAGTACAAGGAATGTTACAGATTTATACcag AGAAAACATTTCTGCTGGACCTGCGTTAGATCAGTTattggaaatattaatattagtgATATCAGCACCTACTAGTGCATTCAAAGCATTTATTCCATCAGTAACCAATTTATGTTTGGGTCATGTATGGCCTGCTGTTGGAAATGATCTCAGTGCTTTCCCTGATACTacaattgttttattaaaacttttttatag CATTCTGACACATCAATGGCAatacttttataatacatCGGTATTGCGTACACTTGGTCATCCAGACGAGGATGAACCTGTTGAACATAAAGAAGAATTAGTTGCAATTTTGGAAGCTTTTGGCCAAGCTTTATTACAGCCAGatgttaatatatttcgtCAAAGTTTGCAAAGTCTTGAACAACTGAATGTAAGATGGCGATTATATCAAAGATCCATATTTAAAGTCCATCTActtgaaagatttttaatgGCTTTATTTACAGTTTTATTTCAACA atctcACAATCTATTAGCTGATGAAATTGCAGCTGCTGTACATAGTTTAGCATCTGTTAATATAGGCTGgttttttcaacattttcttcCTACATTTTTAAGTAGTTGTGAAGGCGTGGATGACATGCAAAGAGCTAcattattagataattttgACAAATCCACT GATCAACCGACGTTAACGAGGTCTGTTCTTCAACTTATTTCTGATTTACGATGTTATCAACTGTGTAGACCAGGTTAA
- the LOC127066787 gene encoding exportin-6 isoform X2, with protein MDDDAAALQSLEHLMTEFFSSETTNERKRTIERSFQEFAARIDSWRPCLHFLSSTSNHYVSMFALSTLETTIGRRWPILPWEDRALTRSTLYTLSLEKTVVPFVRNKVVKLVVDIARHDWPHFYPDFYSNILQLLGHKHTRLLGLVYLRTASEELATPREDLPVQRKNELLRLLSAQVPLTLDTLTVLLQETTKLRNRSGTATPPPSPTSGQTIPPTRAVLDVEGLATGTSEVCIATLQVLAHLFSWIALTDHITTNLLDAVFSCARYHDTMNGKQVEMVVQAVTTINELLYRPLCSPNVTERLLLEIFQNGVNLFQLMERLDSIDESYMGKMTEFLQLFVTNHLKRVESCPKFPVNTLLEVLCHHTFQQCSTVNGYLRCLDIWTVLLESTQSQYSAVALALAERVLQKMSFKFNARALRELDTENLDENEETEWQHFLRCNIECLAKVADVSPIPVFTLLYHSWKEGLIVFGELGTAISNNQIILLNDTEASNVHAHLRDLASTTQTLARLYSVFIGDQSAIDQSLAEEVVSQTLDACIFARDNQLYKAALQPATIVLDLIEVHSQLLASLQAWCHWIAKRPEKTKETLCQRCVNSCIWPLTYTTTSCDLPPPFNLVHSATHLFQSITAILRPILWDHTTFRNLISMRTYPSLKPDTIKVLRRALINGIILPTGDGAIRERLIGTMIGSLSEPLGAQGQPVPSDSTILMTIPSLTQLLEDCSSSSTTIKKMLHSNLKPSIDRSLELLPYLIRYHNICEVVLNFLHSVFLVLQQQLGPEFTQTAVQGMLQIYTRENISAGPALDQLLEILILVISAPTSAFKAFIPSVTNLCLGHVWPAVGNDLSAFPDTTIVLLKLFYRK; from the exons atg GATGATGATGCAGCTGCTCTTCAGAGTTTAGAGCATCTTATGACAGAATTTTTTTCGTCAGAAACAACTAATGAACGTAAACGAACAATTGAACGAAGTTTCCAAGAATTTGCAGCACGAATTGACTCTTGGAGACCATGtctacattttttatcatctaCAAGTAATCATTATGTTAGCATGTTCGCTTTATCAACACTGGag acAACTATTGGTAGAAGATGGCCAATTCTTCCTTGGGAGGATAGAGCACTTACACGATCAACTTTATACACCTTGTCATTAGAAAAAACTGTAGTACCATTTGTTAGAAACAAAGTAGTCAAGTTAGTAGTGGATATTGCAAGACATGATTGGCCACATTTTTATCCAGATTTTTACTCCAATATTTTACAG TTGCTAGGTCATAAGCATACAAGATTGTTAGGTTTGGTCTATTTAAGAACTGCTTCTGAAGAATTAGCTACTCCACGAGAAGATTTGCCagtacaaaggaaaaatgaacTATTAAGATTACTTAGTGCTCAAGTGCCTTTGACACTGGATACACTAACTG TACTTTTAcaagaaacaacaaaattaagaaatagaTCAGGAACTGCAACACCACCACCTTCTCCTACCAGTGGCCAAACAATACCACCTACACGTGCAGTATTGGATGTAGAGGGCTTAGCAACAGGCACTAGCGAAGTTTGCATTGCTACACTTCAAGTTCTAGCGCATTTGTTTAGCTGGATTGCTTTGACGGATCATATTACTACTAATTTATTAGATGCTGTATTTTCCTGTGCTAGATACCATGATACTATG AATGGCAAACAAGTAGAAATGGTTGTACAAGCTGTAACTACTATAAATGAACTTCTGTACAGACCATTGTGTTCTCCAAATGTGAcagaaagattattattagaaatatttcaaaatggagtaaatttatttcaacttATGGAACGTTTAGATTCCATAGATGAaag tTATATGGGAAAAATGACAGagtttttacaattatttgtaACAAATCATCTAAAACGAGTTGAGTCATGTCCAAAATTTCCTGTGAATACATTATTAGAAGTTCTTTGTCATCATACGTTTCAACAATGTTCTACTGTAAATGGATATCTACGATGTTTAGATATTTGGACTGTTCTTTTGGAAAGTACACAGTCACAATATTCAGCAGTAGCATTAGCTTTAGCAGAAAGAGTACTTCAAAAAATGAGTTTTAAATTTAATGCACGAGCGTTAAGAGAACTTGACACAGAAAATTTAGATGAAAAT GAAGAAACAGAATGGCAACATTTTTTAAGGTGCAATATAGAATGCTTAGCAAAAGTGGCAGATGTATCACCTATTCCAGTGTTTACATTATTG TATCATTCTTGGAAAGAAGGCTTAATAGTATTCGGAGAATTGGGTACAGCAATAAGTAacaatcaaattattttactaaATGACACAGAAGCTTCCAATGTTCATGCTCATTTACGTGATTTGGCTTCTACAACTCAAACTTTAGCCAGATTATATTCTGTTTTTATCG GAGATCAATCAGCTATAGATCAATCTTTGGCAGAAGAAGTTGTTTCGCAAACATTAGATGCATGTATTTTTGCAAGAGATAATCAACTTTATAAAGCAGCATTACAACCAGCAACTATAGTACTAGATCTAATTGAGGT ACATTCACAACTCTTAGCTTCGCTTCAGGCATGGTGTCACTGGATAGCAAAAAGACCagaaaaaactaaagaaaCGTTATGCCAACGTTGTGTTAATTCATGTATTTGGCCATTAACATATACCACTACATCTTGTGATTTACCACCACCTTTTAATCTAGTTCATTCTGCAACCCATCTCTTTCAAAGTATTACTGCCATTCTGAGACCCATATTGTGGGATCATACTACttttagaaatttaatttctatgaGAACATATCCATCTTTAAAACCTGACACCATAAAAGTATTGCGACGAGCATTAATTAATGGTATTATTTTACCAACTGGAGATGGAGCTATAAGAGAAAGGCTAATTG GTACAATGATAGGATCTTTGTCAGAGCCTCTAGGTGCACAAGGCCAACCTGTACCTTCTGATTCAACAATATTAATGACTATACCATCATTAACTCAATTATTAGAAGATTGTTCTTCTTCATCAACTACTATCAAAAAGATGTTGCATTCTAACTTAAAACCTAGTATCGACCGATCATTAGAACTTTTACCATATTTGATAAGATATCATAATATATGCGAAGTGGTACTTAATTTTCTACATTCAGTATTTTTAGTATTGCAACAACAACTAGGTCCTGAATTTACACAAACTGCAGTACAAGGAATGTTACAGATTTATACcag AGAAAACATTTCTGCTGGACCTGCGTTAGATCAGTTattggaaatattaatattagtgATATCAGCACCTACTAGTGCATTCAAAGCATTTATTCCATCAGTAACCAATTTATGTTTGGGTCATGTATGGCCTGCTGTTGGAAATGATCTCAGTGCTTTCCCTGATACTacaattgttttattaaaacttttttatag GAAGTAA
- the LOC127066800 gene encoding notchless protein homolog 1, which produces MSVNMNKRKLNDEMDNKPTRVLSRFKSDTGEILSGGLLDLPVNITVNKLQAICNALLQHEEPVPLAFYVNNIEITDTLEKNIEKNFSVSENVLEIIYQPQAIFKVKAVTRCTGSLEGHKEAVISVAFSPDGKYLASGSGDTTVRFWDIYTQTPYYTCEGHKHWVLCISWSPCGNKLVSACKNGMILQWDPKTGKQVGKTMIGHKMWVTSLSWEPYHRNPDCRYLISASKDCDLRIWDTTFSRTIRVLSGHTKSVTCVKWGGSGLIYSASQDRTIRVWRAEDGILCRTLEGHGHWVNTLALNVDYALRTGPFQLSNTKDKIENPLEYAKKQYTSVGEEKLVSGSDDFTLFLWNPEKEKKPIARMTGHQQLINDVKFSPDGRIIASASFDKSIKLWDSNTGNYIASLRGHVQAVYSITWSADSRLLLSGSADSTLKVWSMKTKKLYEDLPGHADEVYAVDWSPDGLRVASGGKDKVLKLWQN; this is translated from the exons atgtcagtaaatatgaataaaagaaaacttaacGATGAAATGGACAATAAACCTACGAGGGTTTTATCAAGATTTAAATCTGATACTGGAGAAATTCTTTCAGGTGGTTTGTTGGATTTACCAGTTAATATCACGGTAAATAAACTTCAAGCAATTTGTAATGCTTTACTACAACATGAAGAACCAGTGCCACTGGCAttctatgtaaataatatagagATTACGGatacattagaaaaaaatatagaaaaaaattttagtgTCAGTGAAAATGttcttgaaattatatatcaacCTCAAGCAATTTTTAAAGTTAAAGCCGTAACAAGATGTACTGGGTCATTAGaag GGCATAAAGAAGCTGTCATATCCGTTGCTTTTTCACCTGATGGAAAGTATTTAGCAAGTGGTTCTGGAGATACTACTGTACGATTTTGGGATATTTATACACAAACTCCATATTACACCTGCGAAGGGCATAAACATTGGGTTTTATGTATTTCCTGGTCACCATGCGGTAATAAATTGGTTTCAGCTTGTAAAAATGGCATGATTTTACAATGGGATCCAAAAACAGGAAAGCAAGTTG gCAAAACAATGATTGGACATAAAATGTGGGTAACATCATTAAGTTGGGAACCTTATCATAGGAATCCAGATTGTAGATATTTAATAAGTGCCTCTAAAGATTGTGACTTAAGAATATGGGATACAACATTTAGTCGAACAATACGTGTTCTTTCTGGCCATACAAAAAGTGTTACTTGTGTTAAATGGGGAGGTAGTGGTCTCATATATTCTGCTTCTCAAGATAGGACTATCAGAGTATGGAGAGCTGAAGAT GGAATACTATGCAGAACACTTGAAGGTCATGGTCATTGGGTAAACACATTGGCATTGAATGTAGATTATGCACTTAGAACTGGTCCTTTTCAATTGAGTAATACAAAAGACAAAATTGAGAATCCTTTAGAGTATGCAAAGAAACAATATACTTCAGTAGGTGAAGAAAAGCTTGTTTCTGGTTCAGATgactttacattatttttatggaacccagaaaaagaaaagaagcctATTG cAAGGATGACAGGTCATCAGCAATTGATAAATGATGTCAAATTCTCACCGGATGGTCGTATAATTGCATCAGCATCTTttgataaatcaataaaactaTGGGATTCAAATACTGGCAATTATATAGCATCATTGAGGGGTCATGTACAAGCTGTTTATTCTATTACATGGAGTGCAGACTCACGTTTACTACTCAGTGGTAGCGCTGATTCAACATTAAAAG TATGGagtatgaaaacaaaaaaattgtacgaGGATTTGCCTGGACATGCTGATGAAGTTTATGCTGTAGATTGGTCTCCTGATGGTCTTCGCGTTGCGTCAGGTGGAAAAGATAAAGTTTTAAAATTATGGCAaaactaa